In one Pseudomonas sp. Bout1 genomic region, the following are encoded:
- a CDS encoding ABC transporter permease, producing MLKGYGAVILDGAWLTLQLALSSMALAIVLGLIGVALRLSPVRWLAWLGDLYSTVIRGIPDLVLILLIFYGGQDLLNRVAPLLGYDDYIDLNPLAAGIGTLGFIFGAYLSETFRGAFMAIPKGQAEAGMAYGMSPFQVFFRVMVPQMIRLAIPGFTNNWLVLTKATALISVVGLQDMMFKAKQAADATREPFTFFLAVAAMYLVITSVSLLALRHLEKRYSVGVKAADL from the coding sequence ATGTTGAAAGGCTACGGGGCTGTCATCCTCGATGGCGCATGGTTGACGCTTCAGCTCGCCTTGTCGTCCATGGCCCTGGCCATTGTTCTGGGTCTGATCGGGGTCGCGTTGCGCCTCTCGCCGGTGCGCTGGTTGGCCTGGCTGGGCGACCTGTACTCCACGGTGATCCGCGGGATCCCCGACCTGGTGCTGATCCTGCTGATTTTCTACGGCGGTCAGGACCTGCTTAACCGCGTCGCGCCCCTGCTGGGCTACGACGACTATATTGACTTGAACCCCTTGGCCGCCGGTATCGGCACCCTGGGTTTCATCTTTGGCGCCTACCTTTCGGAAACTTTCCGTGGCGCCTTCATGGCCATTCCCAAGGGCCAGGCCGAAGCCGGCATGGCTTATGGCATGAGCCCGTTCCAGGTGTTTTTCCGGGTGATGGTGCCGCAGATGATTCGGCTGGCGATCCCCGGGTTTACCAACAACTGGCTGGTACTGACCAAGGCCACCGCACTGATCTCGGTGGTGGGCCTGCAAGACATGATGTTCAAGGCCAAGCAGGCGGCAGACGCCACCCGCGAGCCTTTTACCTTCTTCCTCGCGGTGGCGGCGATGTACCTGGTGATCACCAGCGTGTCGTTACTGGCCCTGCGTCATCTTGAGAAGCGCTACTCGGTAGGCGTAAAGGCGGCTGATCTATGA
- a CDS encoding HAD-IB family hydrolase: MLESGPLDAKVLSVFDFDGTLTHHDSFVPFLKFAFGKGEFMRRMVKLAVPGAQFLLRVISRDELKAQLIRTFMTGVDRAWVQQKAEEYCQAYWNKLMRPTGLQSVADEVKSGAVVTLCSASPALVLQPFADRLGIKLIGTELEAVDGVLTGKLTGNNCRCENKVLRLEAVYGDLGEYRLRAWGDTRGDRELLAAAQDAHFRHFHAKKKRAKLQR, from the coding sequence ATGCTCGAATCCGGCCCCTTGGATGCCAAAGTACTTTCCGTCTTTGACTTCGACGGCACCCTGACCCACCACGACAGTTTCGTGCCATTCCTGAAGTTCGCCTTTGGTAAAGGCGAGTTCATGCGCAGAATGGTGAAGCTGGCGGTGCCTGGCGCGCAGTTTCTGTTGCGCGTCATTAGCCGTGATGAGCTCAAGGCGCAGTTGATCCGCACCTTTATGACCGGCGTGGACAGGGCGTGGGTTCAGCAGAAGGCTGAAGAGTACTGCCAGGCGTATTGGAACAAGTTGATGCGGCCGACCGGGCTGCAATCGGTGGCCGATGAGGTGAAGTCCGGGGCGGTGGTGACGCTGTGTTCGGCGTCGCCGGCGTTGGTGTTGCAGCCGTTTGCGGATCGGCTTGGGATCAAGCTGATTGGCACTGAGCTTGAGGCGGTTGACGGGGTGTTGACTGGCAAGCTCACGGGGAATAATTGCCGATGTGAGAATAAGGTGCTTCGGCTTGAGGCGGTTTATGGGGATCTGGGGGAGTATCGGCTCAGGGCCTGGGGTGATACGCGCGGGGATCGGGAGTTGTTGGCGGCGGCGCAGGATGCGCATTTTCGGCATTTTCATGCGAAGAAAAAGCGGGCCAAGTTGCAGCGGTGA
- a CDS encoding LysR family transcriptional regulator — translation METPLSNSGNIPPKPGTRPPLQLSGLDFKLLRVFKAVVEAGGFSAAQNELNVGLAAISKQISDLEIRIGMRLCTRGREGFGLTEEGKLVYQASIELFASVDSFRDKLSSAQNELIGDLSVGVIDNTVSDVNSPLIKALGKLHTESPKIRLRLHASQLDEVERGVVEGRLIVGIVPVYQRREEFDYFPLYEEKSHAYCAVGHPLFEASEINADVLRQHEVVNHRYAIHSDKANFVSYDSQSASASQVEAVAILILTGRFLGFLPAHYATPLVREGRLRVLCPEQIHLSTPFNVILKHNTPRSPLVKAFATALGVDLKEPI, via the coding sequence ATGGAAACCCCACTTTCCAATTCTGGAAACATACCGCCAAAACCCGGCACAAGACCGCCCCTGCAACTCAGCGGGCTGGACTTCAAATTGCTGCGGGTGTTCAAGGCTGTGGTCGAAGCGGGCGGCTTCAGCGCGGCGCAGAATGAGCTGAATGTGGGCTTGGCAGCGATCAGCAAACAGATTTCCGACCTCGAAATCCGCATCGGCATGCGCCTGTGTACGCGGGGCCGGGAAGGGTTTGGCCTGACCGAAGAAGGCAAGTTGGTCTACCAGGCGTCCATCGAATTATTCGCCTCCGTGGACAGTTTCAGAGACAAGCTTAGTTCGGCGCAGAATGAACTGATCGGCGACCTTAGTGTGGGCGTTATTGATAACACCGTGTCGGACGTTAATTCCCCGCTGATTAAAGCGCTGGGGAAATTACATACCGAATCACCAAAAATAAGATTGCGCCTACATGCCTCGCAATTGGACGAAGTTGAACGCGGCGTGGTGGAAGGGCGGCTGATTGTCGGCATCGTGCCGGTGTACCAGCGGCGAGAGGAATTCGATTATTTCCCGTTGTACGAAGAAAAGTCTCACGCCTACTGCGCCGTCGGGCATCCGCTGTTTGAAGCGAGCGAGATCAACGCAGATGTGTTGCGCCAGCATGAAGTGGTCAATCATCGGTACGCGATCCATAGCGACAAAGCCAACTTCGTCAGCTACGACAGCCAGTCCGCGTCGGCCTCACAGGTAGAAGCCGTGGCCATCCTCATCCTTACTGGCCGCTTCCTGGGCTTCCTCCCGGCACACTACGCCACGCCGCTGGTGAGGGAAGGGCGCCTGCGCGTGTTATGCCCGGAGCAGATCCACCTGAGCACCCCGTTCAACGTCATCCTCAAACACAACACCCCGCGCAGCCCGCTGGTCAAAGCCTTCGCGACGGCGCTGGGTGTGGATCTCAAAGAGCCAATCTAA
- a CDS encoding AraC family transcriptional regulator: MRASFEKIPTEANTSWTLLNRRLPEAIPFEWHHHPEYELTLTLNSRGHRYISNDVALYDDGDLVLVGPNVPHSWSSAELIDPAKPHIALVIWFSEAWADSLVQLFPEMASTRALLVAARQALSFSDATSRALRPVIEAMVEQDASQRLISLLTVLNTLSRDVAAQPIAIEVATPHITEDARIRRVLDHLHGHYAQPVGIPELAQMACVSVSAFHRMFRKHTRCTALDYIVRLRIGHACALLMQGNLAVSAISEQVGYASQALFNRQFKAHKGMTPSQFRVQHGHHFQ; the protein is encoded by the coding sequence ATGCGAGCCAGTTTCGAAAAAATTCCGACCGAGGCGAACACCTCCTGGACCCTGCTGAACAGGCGTCTACCGGAGGCGATTCCGTTTGAATGGCATCACCATCCCGAATACGAACTGACCCTCACCCTGAACAGCCGCGGGCACCGCTATATCAGCAACGATGTGGCGCTGTACGATGATGGCGACCTGGTGCTGGTGGGCCCGAACGTGCCGCATAGCTGGTCTTCTGCCGAGCTGATCGACCCTGCCAAACCGCACATTGCCTTGGTCATCTGGTTTTCCGAGGCCTGGGCGGATTCGCTGGTGCAGTTGTTTCCGGAGATGGCATCGACGCGCGCACTGTTGGTTGCAGCGCGGCAGGCACTGAGCTTCAGTGACGCTACGTCCCGGGCACTGCGGCCGGTGATCGAAGCCATGGTCGAGCAAGACGCCTCCCAGCGGCTGATCTCGTTGCTCACCGTGCTCAACACATTGTCCCGGGACGTCGCCGCGCAGCCTATTGCGATAGAAGTTGCGACGCCACACATCACGGAAGACGCACGCATCCGCCGCGTCCTGGACCACTTGCACGGCCACTATGCGCAACCTGTGGGCATTCCCGAATTGGCACAAATGGCCTGCGTCAGCGTCTCCGCCTTCCACCGAATGTTCCGCAAACACACACGCTGCACGGCACTGGACTACATCGTTCGGCTGCGTATCGGACACGCCTGTGCGCTGTTGATGCAGGGCAACCTGGCGGTCAGCGCAATTTCCGAACAGGTTGGTTATGCATCCCAGGCGTTGTTCAATCGGCAGTTCAAGGCGCACAAGGGCATGACGCCTTCACAATTTCGGGTTCAGCACGGCCATCACTTTCAATAA
- a CDS encoding DUF2790 domain-containing protein has translation MKALLVMALSSLCATAALADEAPTDVASQSTPIVEDYTYSTHLDVAKVLSMSEVPDVCQVVPVKMEYEDSQGQRHILQYQVMGNGCSNG, from the coding sequence ATGAAAGCGTTATTAGTTATGGCCCTTAGCAGCTTGTGCGCCACCGCCGCCCTGGCCGACGAAGCCCCGACTGACGTAGCCAGCCAGAGCACTCCGATTGTTGAAGACTACACCTACAGCACCCACCTGGACGTTGCCAAAGTATTGTCCATGAGTGAAGTTCCGGATGTATGCCAAGTTGTACCGGTAAAAATGGAATATGAAGACTCGCAAGGTCAGCGTCATATTCTTCAATATCAAGTGATGGGTAACGGTTGCTCTAACGGGTAA
- a CDS encoding DUF1479 domain-containing protein, which translates to MSNYHAFECAELPDDYKRSIVAMKKALRAQIGDVSALFAEVSEFICGEIASIKATTAWPELDFETIANGRVTEEQRALIKRRGCLVIRNHFPRQQVLGWDKSLLDYLDHNHFDEVYRGPADNFFGNLEASRPEIFPIYWSDAQMQVRQHERMGAAQSFLNRLWTINSQGRQWFDPDINALYPDRVRRRPPGTTSKGLGPHTDSGALERWLHPAYLKVFDKIYCNDFKSYDPWDAAHRTEVDEYAYKDTVKCSAFRTFQGWTALCDMQADQGVLHTLPIPKAMAYLLLRPLLDDAPEDELCGVAPGKVLPISEKWHPLLVQGMTPIPDVQAGDSVWWHCDLIHSVAPVENQQGWGNVMYVPAAPMCPKNRRYAKDVLRAFEQGVSPGDFAREDYERDWGDRFMKSQLNAPGRKGLGLE; encoded by the coding sequence ATGAGCAACTACCACGCCTTCGAATGTGCCGAGCTGCCGGACGACTACAAGCGCAGCATCGTCGCGATGAAAAAGGCATTGCGCGCGCAAATCGGCGATGTGTCCGCGCTGTTTGCCGAGGTCAGCGAGTTTATCTGCGGTGAAATCGCCTCGATCAAGGCTACTACCGCCTGGCCCGAGCTCGACTTTGAGACCATCGCCAACGGCCGGGTCACCGAAGAACAACGAGCCCTCATCAAACGCCGAGGCTGCCTGGTGATCCGCAACCACTTCCCCCGCCAGCAAGTGCTCGGGTGGGACAAAAGCCTGCTGGACTACCTCGACCACAACCATTTCGACGAGGTCTACCGCGGCCCGGCCGACAACTTCTTCGGCAACCTAGAAGCCTCACGCCCGGAAATATTCCCCATTTATTGGTCCGACGCCCAGATGCAGGTGCGCCAACACGAACGCATGGGCGCCGCACAGTCATTCCTCAACCGCCTGTGGACCATCAACTCCCAGGGCCGGCAATGGTTCGACCCTGACATCAATGCGCTGTACCCCGACCGCGTGCGCCGCCGCCCACCCGGCACCACCTCCAAAGGGCTTGGCCCGCACACCGATTCCGGCGCGCTGGAACGCTGGCTGCACCCCGCCTACCTCAAGGTGTTCGACAAAATCTACTGCAACGACTTCAAGTCGTACGACCCATGGGACGCCGCGCATCGCACCGAAGTCGATGAATATGCCTACAAGGACACGGTGAAATGCTCCGCCTTCCGCACCTTCCAGGGCTGGACCGCGCTGTGCGACATGCAGGCCGACCAAGGCGTGCTGCATACGCTGCCGATCCCCAAGGCCATGGCCTACCTGCTGCTGCGCCCGTTGCTGGACGACGCTCCCGAAGATGAACTGTGTGGCGTTGCGCCGGGCAAGGTGTTGCCCATCTCAGAAAAATGGCACCCGTTGCTGGTCCAGGGCATGACCCCGATTCCGGACGTGCAGGCCGGCGACTCGGTGTGGTGGCACTGCGACCTAATCCACAGTGTCGCCCCCGTCGAAAACCAACAGGGCTGGGGCAACGTGATGTACGTGCCCGCCGCGCCCATGTGCCCGAAAAACCGGCGGTACGCCAAGGATGTGCTTCGGGCGTTCGAGCAAGGGGTTTCGCCGGGTGACTTTGCCCGGGAGGACTATGAAAGGGACTGGGGTGACCGCTTCATGAAATCGCAATTGAATGCGCCGGGCCGTAAAGGGTTGGGGCTGGAATAA
- a CDS encoding ABC transporter permease, which translates to MIFDYNVIWEAMPLYLGGLLTTLKLLAISLFFGLLAALPLGLMRVSKQPVVNGVAWLYTYVIRGTPMLVQLFLIYYGLAQFEAVRESFLWPLLSSATFCACLAFAVNTSAYTAEIIAGSLKATPHGEIEAAKAMGMSRYKLYRRILLPSALRRALPQYSNEVIMMLQTTSLASIVTLIDITGAARTVNAQYYLPFEAYITAGAFYLCLTFILVRLFKLAEGRWLSYLAPRKH; encoded by the coding sequence ATGATCTTCGACTACAACGTCATCTGGGAGGCCATGCCGCTGTACCTCGGCGGCTTGCTGACCACCCTGAAACTGCTGGCCATTTCGCTGTTCTTCGGCTTGCTCGCAGCCTTGCCCCTGGGCCTGATGCGCGTGTCCAAGCAGCCGGTCGTCAACGGTGTGGCCTGGCTCTACACCTACGTGATTCGCGGCACGCCGATGCTGGTGCAGCTGTTTTTGATCTACTACGGCCTGGCCCAGTTCGAAGCGGTGCGTGAAAGCTTCCTGTGGCCGCTGCTGTCCAGCGCGACCTTCTGTGCGTGCCTGGCGTTTGCCGTGAACACCAGCGCCTACACCGCCGAAATCATCGCCGGCAGCCTCAAGGCCACGCCCCATGGCGAGATCGAAGCGGCCAAGGCCATGGGCATGTCGCGCTACAAGCTGTATCGCCGGATTTTGCTGCCGTCGGCCCTGCGCCGGGCGCTGCCGCAATACAGCAACGAAGTGATCATGATGCTCCAGACCACCAGCCTGGCCTCCATCGTCACCCTGATCGATATCACCGGCGCCGCGCGCACGGTGAACGCCCAGTATTACTTGCCGTTCGAAGCCTATATCACCGCCGGTGCGTTCTACCTGTGCCTGACCTTTATCCTGGTGCGCCTGTTCAAGCTGGCCGAAGGCCGCTGGTTGAGCTACCTGGCTCCACGGAAGCATTGA
- a CDS encoding ribonucleotide-diphosphate reductase subunit beta — MLSWDEFDKEEDGEVVAKGANAGHATEANMDRLDGAGAAAAIEARAVTANDSAAIVRAKAALDKLDVAEGLAELEGSAARVAVDEKRMINCRADLNQLVPFKYDWAWQKYLDGCANHWMPQEVNMTADIALWKTPEGLTDDERRIVMRNLGFFSTADSLVANNLVLAVYRLITNPECRQYILRQAFEEAIHTHAYQYCIESLAMDEGEIFNMYHEIPSVAKKAAWGLKYTRSISDPKFETGTVETDKELLRNLVAYYCVLEGIFFYCGFTQILSMGRRNKMTGVAEQFQYILRDESMHLNFGIDVINQIKIENPHLWDAEMKEEATQMILQGTQLEIEYARDTMPRGVLGMNAAMMEDYLKFIANRRLSQIGLKEEYPGTTNPFPWMSEIMDLKKEKNFFETRVIEYQTGGALSWD, encoded by the coding sequence ATGCTGAGCTGGGACGAATTCGACAAAGAAGAAGACGGCGAAGTAGTTGCCAAAGGCGCCAACGCCGGCCACGCCACCGAAGCCAACATGGACCGCCTCGACGGTGCCGGCGCTGCTGCCGCCATCGAAGCCCGCGCCGTCACCGCCAATGACTCCGCCGCCATCGTGCGCGCCAAGGCCGCCCTCGACAAACTCGACGTCGCCGAAGGCCTCGCCGAGCTGGAAGGCTCCGCCGCCCGCGTCGCCGTTGACGAAAAGCGCATGATCAACTGCCGCGCCGACCTCAACCAACTCGTGCCTTTCAAGTACGACTGGGCCTGGCAGAAATACCTCGACGGCTGCGCCAACCACTGGATGCCGCAAGAGGTCAACATGACCGCCGACATCGCCTTGTGGAAAACCCCCGAAGGCCTGACCGACGACGAACGTCGCATCGTGATGCGCAACCTCGGCTTCTTCTCCACTGCCGACTCGTTGGTCGCGAACAACCTGGTACTGGCTGTTTACCGCCTGATCACCAACCCGGAGTGCCGCCAGTACATCCTGCGCCAGGCCTTCGAAGAAGCGATCCACACCCACGCCTACCAGTACTGCATCGAATCGCTGGCCATGGATGAAGGCGAGATCTTCAACATGTACCACGAGATTCCATCGGTCGCCAAAAAGGCTGCCTGGGGCTTGAAGTACACCCGTTCGATCTCCGATCCGAAGTTCGAAACCGGTACTGTTGAGACCGACAAAGAGCTGCTGCGCAACCTGGTCGCTTACTACTGCGTATTGGAAGGCATCTTCTTCTACTGCGGCTTCACCCAGATCCTGTCCATGGGCCGTCGCAACAAAATGACCGGCGTGGCGGAGCAGTTCCAGTACATCCTGCGGGATGAGTCGATGCACCTGAACTTCGGTATCGATGTGATCAACCAGATCAAAATCGAAAACCCGCATTTGTGGGATGCCGAGATGAAGGAAGAAGCGACCCAGATGATCCTGCAAGGGACTCAGCTGGAGATTGAATACGCGCGTGACACCATGCCGCGTGGGGTGCTGGGGATGAATGCGGCGATGATGGAGGATTACCTCAAGTTCATCGCGAACCGTCGTCTGTCGCAGATTGGTTTGAAGGAAGAGTATCCGGGGACGACGAATCCGTTCCCTTGGATGAGCGAGATTATGGACTTGAAGAAAGAGAAGAATTTCTTTGAGACTCGGGTTATCGAGTATCAGACTGGTGGGGCGTTGAGCTGGGATTGA
- a CDS encoding ABC transporter substrate-binding protein: protein MKKLVLLGALALSVLSMQAFAEGKPLKIGIEAAYPPFASKAPDGSIVGFDYDIGNALCEQMQVKCTWVEQEFDGLIPALKVRKIDAILSSMSITEDRKKSVDFTNRYYLTPARLVLKEGTAVTDSLDELKGKKIGVQRGSIHDRFAKEVLAPKGATIVPYSSQNEIYLDVEAGRLDGTVADATLLQEGFLDTPAGKGYAFTGPAFTDAKYFGDGIGIAVRKGDKENLDRINAAIAAIRANGKYKAIQDKYFNFDIYGPETAAK, encoded by the coding sequence ATGAAGAAACTCGTGCTGTTGGGCGCCCTGGCGCTGTCCGTGCTGTCCATGCAGGCTTTCGCCGAAGGCAAGCCACTGAAGATTGGTATTGAAGCGGCTTACCCTCCGTTTGCCTCCAAGGCTCCGGATGGCAGCATCGTCGGTTTTGACTACGACATCGGCAACGCCCTGTGCGAGCAGATGCAGGTCAAGTGCACCTGGGTCGAGCAAGAATTCGACGGCCTGATCCCGGCACTCAAAGTGCGCAAGATCGACGCCATCCTGTCTTCGATGTCCATCACTGAAGACCGCAAGAAGTCCGTGGACTTCACCAACCGTTACTACCTCACCCCGGCTCGCCTGGTGTTGAAGGAAGGCACTGCGGTCACTGACAGCCTGGATGAACTGAAGGGCAAGAAGATCGGCGTGCAACGTGGTTCGATCCACGACCGTTTCGCCAAGGAAGTCCTGGCCCCTAAAGGCGCCACCATCGTTCCTTACAGCTCGCAGAACGAAATCTACCTGGACGTGGAAGCCGGTCGCCTTGATGGCACCGTAGCCGACGCTACCCTGTTGCAGGAAGGCTTCCTCGACACGCCAGCCGGTAAAGGCTACGCGTTCACCGGCCCGGCCTTCACCGACGCCAAGTACTTCGGCGACGGCATCGGCATCGCGGTACGCAAAGGCGACAAGGAAAACCTGGACCGCATCAACGCAGCCATCGCTGCGATCCGTGCCAACGGCAAGTACAAGGCCATCCAGGACAAGTACTTCAACTTCGACATTTACGGCCCGGAAACTGCCGCCAAGTAA
- the acs gene encoding acetate--CoA ligase — protein MSAASLYPVRPEVAANTLTDEATYKAMYQQSVVNPDGFWREQAKRLDWIKPFTTVKQTSFDDHHVDIKWFADGTLNVSYNCLDRHLAERGDQSAIIWEGDDPAESRTITYRELHEEVCKFANALRGQDVHRGDVVTIYMPMIPEAVVAMLACTRIGAIHSVVFGGFSPEALAGRIIDCKSKVVITADEGIRAGKKISLKANVDDALTNPETSSIQKVIVCKRTGGNIKWNQHRDIWYEDLMKVAGTVCAPKEMGAEEALFILYTSGSTGKPKGVQHTTGGYLLYAALTHERVFDYRPGEIYWCTADVGWVTGHTYIVYGPLANGATTLLFEGVPNYPDITRVAKIVDKHKVNILYTAPTAIRAMMASGKAAVEGADGSSLRLLGSVGEPINPEAWDWYYKNVGQSRCPIVDTWWQTETGGNMMSPLPGAHALKPGSAARPFFGVVPALVDNLGNLIEGVAEGNLVILDSWPGQARTLYGDHDRFVDTYFKTFRGMYFTGDGARRDEDGYYWITGRVDDVLNVSGHRMGTAEIESAMVAHPKVAEAAVVGVPHDIKGQGIYVYVTLKNGEEPNEALRLELKNWVRKEIGPIASPDVIQWAPGLPKTRSGKIMRRILRKIATAEYDGLGDISTLADPGVVAHLIETHKTMNVA, from the coding sequence ATGAGTGCGGCTTCTCTGTACCCCGTTCGCCCCGAAGTAGCAGCCAACACGCTGACCGATGAGGCGACCTACAAGGCCATGTACCAGCAGTCGGTGGTCAACCCCGACGGTTTCTGGCGCGAGCAAGCCAAGCGCCTTGACTGGATCAAGCCTTTCACCACGGTGAAGCAGACCTCCTTCGACGATCACCATGTCGACATCAAATGGTTTGCCGACGGCACCCTCAACGTTTCCTACAATTGCCTGGACCGTCATCTCGCCGAGCGCGGCGATCAGTCGGCAATCATCTGGGAAGGCGACGACCCGGCCGAAAGCCGCACCATCACCTACCGCGAGCTGCATGAAGAAGTCTGCAAGTTCGCCAACGCCCTGCGCGGCCAGGATGTGCACCGCGGCGACGTGGTGACTATCTATATGCCGATGATTCCCGAAGCCGTGGTCGCCATGCTGGCCTGTACCCGGATCGGTGCGATTCACTCGGTGGTGTTTGGCGGTTTCTCGCCAGAGGCCTTGGCCGGTCGGATCATTGACTGCAAATCCAAGGTGGTGATCACCGCCGACGAAGGCATTCGTGCCGGCAAGAAGATTTCCCTGAAGGCCAACGTCGACGATGCCCTGACCAACCCGGAAACCAGCAGCATCCAGAAAGTCATCGTGTGCAAGCGCACCGGCGGCAACATCAAGTGGAACCAGCATCGCGACATCTGGTACGAAGACCTGATGAAAGTGGCGGGTACCGTGTGCGCGCCGAAAGAGATGGGCGCCGAGGAAGCGCTGTTCATCCTTTACACCTCCGGCTCCACCGGCAAGCCGAAGGGCGTGCAGCACACCACCGGCGGCTACCTGTTGTACGCAGCCCTGACCCACGAGCGCGTGTTCGACTACCGCCCGGGCGAAATCTACTGGTGCACCGCCGACGTCGGCTGGGTTACTGGCCACACCTATATCGTCTACGGCCCGCTGGCCAACGGTGCGACCACGCTGCTGTTCGAAGGCGTGCCGAACTACCCGGACATCACCCGGGTGGCGAAGATCGTCGACAAGCACAAGGTCAATATCCTCTACACCGCTCCTACTGCGATCCGCGCAATGATGGCGTCCGGCAAGGCCGCCGTGGAAGGCGCCGACGGTAGCAGCTTGCGCCTGTTGGGTTCGGTGGGTGAGCCGATTAACCCGGAAGCGTGGGACTGGTACTACAAGAACGTCGGCCAATCCCGTTGCCCGATCGTGGATACCTGGTGGCAGACCGAGACCGGCGGCAACATGATGAGCCCGTTGCCCGGCGCGCATGCGCTGAAGCCGGGTTCGGCGGCACGCCCGTTCTTTGGGGTGGTGCCGGCGCTGGTGGATAACCTGGGCAACCTGATCGAGGGCGTGGCCGAGGGCAACCTGGTGATTCTCGACTCGTGGCCGGGCCAGGCGCGCACGCTGTATGGCGACCATGACCGGTTTGTGGACACCTACTTCAAGACCTTCCGTGGCATGTACTTCACCGGAGACGGTGCGCGTCGTGACGAGGATGGCTACTACTGGATCACCGGGCGGGTGGATGACGTGCTCAACGTGTCCGGCCACCGCATGGGCACTGCCGAGATTGAAAGCGCCATGGTTGCCCACCCGAAAGTCGCGGAAGCGGCGGTGGTGGGGGTGCCGCACGACATCAAGGGCCAGGGTATCTATGTGTATGTGACGCTGAAAAACGGCGAAGAGCCGAATGAAGCGTTGCGCCTGGAGCTGAAAAACTGGGTGCGTAAAGAGATCGGTCCGATTGCCTCGCCGGATGTGATCCAGTGGGCGCCGGGTTTGCCGAAGACCCGATCGGGGAAAATCATGCGCCGGATTTTGCGCAAGATTGCGACCGCTGAGTACGACGGGTTGGGGGATATCTCCACCCTGGCAGACCCGGGAGTGGTGGCGCATTTGATTGAGACGCACAAGACCATGAACGTCGCGTAA
- a CDS encoding HNH endonuclease has protein sequence MDITKDSIDWSDEELAAAVETYLKMLAWENSGQHFNKAHENRLLRQGAIAGRTEGSIEFRMQNISAVLVQMGRNRIKGYKPANNVGSGVEQQIRKALAALRIFESDETAQTADEQTLVRRASKLLQQPIEKVPDGIAKPQKVSIVGTAFVRDPKVRAWVLKEANGICEGCGSHAPFEVDGQPFLEVHHVKHLAQKGSDRITNAVALCPNCHQRCHRSSDRDIFTKGLYSKINRLIPE, from the coding sequence ATGGATATCACAAAAGACAGCATTGACTGGAGCGACGAGGAATTAGCCGCGGCAGTCGAGACTTACTTGAAGATGTTGGCGTGGGAGAACAGCGGCCAACACTTTAATAAAGCCCATGAAAACCGCTTGCTACGTCAGGGAGCAATCGCAGGGCGTACAGAAGGCTCCATCGAATTTCGTATGCAGAATATTTCTGCAGTTCTGGTCCAAATGGGCCGGAATCGGATCAAGGGATACAAACCTGCAAATAACGTGGGCTCGGGAGTAGAACAACAGATTCGCAAAGCCCTCGCTGCCCTTCGTATATTTGAATCAGATGAAACAGCCCAAACTGCAGATGAGCAAACCCTCGTCCGCCGCGCCTCCAAGCTACTGCAGCAGCCCATCGAAAAGGTGCCGGACGGAATTGCGAAGCCACAGAAAGTATCCATCGTCGGTACGGCTTTTGTTCGTGATCCTAAAGTACGCGCTTGGGTACTGAAAGAAGCCAATGGCATCTGCGAAGGCTGCGGCTCACACGCGCCTTTCGAAGTCGATGGCCAGCCATTTCTTGAAGTACATCACGTCAAGCACCTCGCCCAGAAGGGTTCGGATCGCATCACCAATGCTGTAGCCTTGTGCCCCAATTGCCATCAGCGGTGTCATCGGTCGAGCGACCGGGATATTTTCACCAAAGGGCTTTACTCCAAAATCAACAGATTGATACCGGAGTAA